In one Chitinophaga sancti genomic region, the following are encoded:
- the gldE gene encoding gliding motility-associated protein GldE: MNNLYTYPASIISGKLTLLQASAPIATPNVVIYLLVIFILLLLAFIVSGAEVAFFSLNYKDLNALKTRQNTSGKLITKLLEKPRSLLASLQIAGILLSLAFIMVTSYLITQMEDLQTLPVVSFVVRIAIIIFVLLFCGQVLPRVWAAQNNIRFATYFAWFVSIVHATLEPVSDFYVSMSESIEARFFHRGSGAVNYQEIDEAIEMSVDPTASQEEKNILKGILKFGNITVKQIMHTRLDVHGVEYDAPFDVVVKHVADLHYSRLPVYKGNLDNIVGVIHTKDLLPHLDKGKTFDWHSVMRTPFFVHGHKLIEDLLAEFQTRRMHFAVVVDEFGGTSGIVTLEDIVEEVIGDIKDEFDEEEFNYSKVDNYTYVFEGKTMLNDVCRIMNIPPDTFEAVKGESDSIGGLILELAGKFPDENSVITYGDYDFTVLEKSKMRIQKVQVSVRQNVEED; the protein is encoded by the coding sequence TTGAACAACTTGTACACCTATCCGGCAAGCATTATTTCTGGTAAGCTCACCCTGTTACAAGCCTCGGCACCAATTGCCACGCCGAACGTGGTGATCTATTTACTTGTAATTTTCATACTCTTACTCCTGGCTTTCATTGTCTCCGGCGCGGAAGTAGCCTTCTTTTCGCTGAACTATAAAGACCTGAACGCGCTGAAAACCAGGCAAAATACCAGTGGAAAACTCATTACCAAATTATTGGAAAAGCCCCGCTCCCTGCTGGCCTCCCTCCAGATAGCCGGTATACTCCTTTCCCTGGCCTTCATTATGGTGACAAGCTATCTTATTACCCAAATGGAAGACCTGCAAACCCTGCCTGTTGTTTCATTTGTAGTACGCATCGCCATCATCATCTTCGTACTCCTCTTCTGTGGTCAGGTACTCCCCAGAGTATGGGCCGCCCAGAATAATATCCGCTTTGCTACCTATTTCGCCTGGTTCGTAAGCATTGTACATGCTACCCTGGAACCCGTAAGCGATTTCTATGTAAGCATGAGCGAAAGTATCGAAGCCCGCTTCTTCCACCGTGGCAGCGGCGCCGTCAACTACCAGGAAATAGACGAAGCCATCGAAATGAGCGTGGATCCAACCGCCTCACAGGAAGAAAAAAACATCCTGAAAGGCATCCTGAAATTTGGCAATATCACTGTAAAACAAATCATGCATACCCGCCTGGATGTGCATGGTGTAGAATACGACGCCCCTTTCGATGTGGTTGTGAAACACGTTGCAGACCTTCACTACTCCCGCCTGCCAGTATACAAAGGCAATCTGGACAACATCGTTGGCGTTATACATACCAAAGATCTGCTTCCTCACCTCGACAAAGGCAAAACTTTCGACTGGCACTCCGTGATGCGCACACCATTCTTTGTGCACGGCCACAAGCTGATCGAAGACCTGCTGGCCGAATTCCAGACCAGGAGAATGCACTTTGCCGTAGTGGTGGATGAATTTGGTGGCACCTCCGGGATCGTAACCCTGGAAGATATTGTAGAAGAAGTGATCGGAGACATCAAAGACGAGTTCGACGAAGAAGAATTCAACTATTCAAAAGTTGATAACTATACCTACGTGTTCGAGGGCAAAACCATGCTCAACGACGTTTGCCGCATCATGAACATTCCTCCGGATACCTTCGAAGCAGTAAAGGGTGAAAGCGACTCCATCGGAGGCCTTATCCTGGAACTGGCCGGTAAATTCCCGGATGAAAACAGCGTGATCACCTATGGAGACTATGACTTTACCGTACTGGAAAAGAGTAAAATGCGCATCCAGAAAGTGCAGGTCAGCGTTAGGCAAAACGTGGAAGAAGATTAA
- a CDS encoding single-stranded DNA-binding protein, whose translation MRGVNKVILIGNLGRDPDVQFLEGNIAVAKFSLATTETFKDRAGKLISQTEWHTVVLWRGLAELAQKYLHKGSLVYIEGRLRTRSWEDKEGNKKFATEVVGDNLVMLDKRMDLNNSEHAIHHSNTGSTSGDNFPNMDIPPQISDAADDLPF comes from the coding sequence ATGAGAGGTGTTAATAAAGTAATCCTGATTGGCAACTTGGGTAGAGATCCGGATGTACAGTTTTTGGAAGGCAATATAGCAGTAGCTAAATTTTCTCTGGCTACCACAGAGACATTTAAAGACAGAGCCGGTAAACTGATCTCCCAAACAGAATGGCACACAGTAGTTTTATGGCGTGGACTGGCAGAATTGGCGCAGAAGTATCTGCACAAGGGTAGCCTGGTTTATATCGAAGGACGCCTGCGCACCCGTAGCTGGGAAGATAAGGAAGGAAATAAAAAGTTTGCCACCGAAGTTGTAGGTGATAACCTTGTTATGCTGGATAAACGCATGGATCTTAACAATTCAGAGCATGCCATCCACCATAGTAATACAGGCAGCACTTCCGGTGATAATTTCCCCAATATGGACATCCCCCCCCAAATTAGCGACGCAGCTGACGATCTGCCCTTTTAA
- the mutY gene encoding A/G-specific adenine glycosylase has protein sequence MKQFFTSALLEWNREDNTRSMPWKGEKDPYRIWLSEIILQQTRVEQGWAYYEKFIQTYPTVQQLAAAPEEEVFRLWQGLGYYARCKNMLAAARQIVSQYHGHFPNTYEAIQSLKGIGPYTSAAIASFAFNLPHAVLDGNVFRVLSRFFDIDTPIDSTAGKKQFAALAAELLPHGASAVYNQSIMDFGAVVCKPQQPACKTCPLARKCKALHLGLTGVLPVKEKKLVIKKRYFNYLIVRHKNDLYIRKRTENDIWQNLHEFVLIETAAPADINDLKKLPAFKEKVGDMRYNTDAVSASFKQQLTHQTIYSQFIMISVAKKPEMPGYTAVPQDQLDRYAFPKTITDFLQRRELSLF, from the coding sequence ATGAAACAATTTTTTACCAGTGCCCTCCTCGAATGGAATCGTGAAGACAATACGCGCTCAATGCCCTGGAAAGGCGAAAAGGACCCCTATCGTATATGGCTGTCTGAAATCATCCTTCAGCAAACCCGCGTGGAACAAGGATGGGCTTATTACGAAAAGTTTATACAGACCTATCCCACCGTTCAGCAATTAGCAGCTGCACCGGAAGAAGAAGTGTTCCGCCTGTGGCAGGGATTGGGTTACTATGCCCGCTGCAAAAATATGCTGGCAGCCGCCCGGCAGATCGTGTCACAGTATCATGGTCATTTCCCCAACACCTACGAGGCGATCCAGTCTCTCAAAGGTATTGGCCCTTACACCTCCGCAGCAATTGCTTCATTTGCGTTCAACCTTCCTCATGCTGTGCTGGATGGCAACGTTTTTAGGGTCCTCTCCCGCTTTTTTGACATCGATACCCCTATCGATAGTACTGCCGGTAAAAAACAATTTGCAGCCCTGGCTGCTGAACTACTCCCACATGGAGCATCAGCAGTTTACAACCAAAGTATCATGGACTTCGGTGCCGTGGTATGTAAACCACAACAACCGGCCTGCAAAACATGCCCCCTGGCCAGGAAGTGTAAAGCCCTTCACCTGGGCCTTACCGGCGTACTACCTGTAAAGGAAAAGAAGCTGGTGATCAAAAAACGGTATTTCAACTACCTGATTGTTAGACACAAGAATGACCTTTATATCCGTAAACGCACTGAAAATGATATCTGGCAAAACCTTCACGAGTTTGTACTCATCGAGACGGCTGCCCCTGCTGATATCAATGATTTAAAAAAACTCCCCGCCTTCAAAGAAAAAGTGGGCGATATGCGTTATAACACAGATGCAGTGTCCGCCTCGTTTAAACAACAGCTTACACATCAGACAATTTATAGTCAATTCATTATGATATCGGTTGCAAAGAAGCCTGAAATGCCCGGCTACACCGCAGTTCCCCAGGATCAACTGGACAGGTATGCATTCCCAAAAACGATTACAGACTTCCTGCAACGTAGAGAATTAAGCTTGTTCTAA
- a CDS encoding HU family DNA-binding protein → MRKADLINNIAEKTGIPKVDVLVTLEAMFKEVKEALANGEHIYIRGFGSFITKKRAAKIGRNIKKNVAVEIPEHFIPAFKPSKEFVAEVKKLKSSS, encoded by the coding sequence ATGAGAAAAGCTGACTTAATTAACAATATTGCTGAAAAAACCGGCATTCCTAAAGTAGATGTGTTAGTAACACTAGAAGCCATGTTTAAGGAGGTCAAGGAAGCGTTGGCTAATGGCGAGCATATCTATATCAGGGGTTTTGGTAGCTTTATTACAAAGAAAAGAGCGGCCAAGATTGGTCGTAACATCAAGAAGAATGTGGCGGTAGAAATTCCAGAGCACTTTATTCCTGCATTCAAGCCTTCGAAAGAATTCGTTGCTGAGGTAAAGAAGCTTAAAAGTTCTTCGTAA
- a CDS encoding tetratricopeptide repeat protein: MQKSQVLLVGAAVALLVVLVAFGRTIPHSEKKAMPTAGPMMGGQEQQPIAFSELLATAKQKVPADKLLLINSLENKVVRGDVKTQQIAAYKQLYASWDSLNQLPIAAHYLGEAAKLENSEKSLTFAANLFLEHLEHAQDPAISKWESQQALSLLDQVIKLSPNNDSLKIQQALLYMNTGEPMVGVQKLREVVAANPDNLEAQLTLANLAIQSGQYDKAIQRMDTLLQRHPDEAKAIFVQAEAYRSKGDVKKAVELFEQCKKLLKDPALKAEIDNYIKSIQ, translated from the coding sequence GTGCAAAAATCACAAGTTCTATTGGTAGGTGCCGCGGTGGCATTACTGGTTGTATTGGTCGCCTTTGGCCGCACCATACCACATTCGGAGAAGAAAGCGATGCCAACTGCCGGCCCTATGATGGGCGGTCAGGAGCAGCAACCTATTGCCTTTAGCGAATTGCTGGCCACAGCCAAGCAAAAAGTCCCTGCTGATAAATTACTTTTGATCAATTCTTTGGAAAATAAAGTAGTGCGAGGGGATGTTAAAACTCAGCAAATAGCCGCTTATAAACAACTTTATGCCTCCTGGGATAGCCTTAACCAACTACCCATAGCTGCGCATTATCTTGGCGAAGCAGCCAAGTTGGAAAATTCCGAAAAAAGCCTCACCTTTGCAGCCAATTTATTTTTGGAACACCTGGAACATGCTCAGGATCCGGCAATTAGTAAATGGGAAAGCCAACAGGCGCTCTCATTGCTGGATCAGGTTATTAAACTTAGCCCGAACAATGATTCCTTAAAGATTCAACAGGCGCTGTTGTATATGAATACCGGCGAACCTATGGTAGGTGTCCAGAAACTAAGGGAAGTGGTGGCTGCCAATCCCGACAACCTTGAAGCTCAGTTGACACTGGCAAATCTTGCTATCCAATCCGGACAGTACGATAAAGCCATCCAACGTATGGATACACTGTTGCAACGCCATCCGGACGAAGCGAAAGCTATTTTTGTCCAGGCCGAAGCTTACCGCTCTAAAGGTGATGTAAAAAAGGCAGTGGAGCTGTTCGAGCAGTGCAAAAAACTGCTCAAAGACCCAGCCCTAAAGGCTGAGATTGACAATTATATTAAGAGTATTCAATAA
- a CDS encoding Rne/Rng family ribonuclease, with amino-acid sequence MNKELIINAAPTGVEIALLEDKKLVELHHESGNPNFAVGDLYLGRVKKLIPGLNAAFVDVGFEKDAFLHYTDLSPYIRSILKFTQQAISDKTPEGFDFTKFKNEPEIVKTGKITDVLGGKPNILVQILKEPISSKGPRLSCEISLPGRFIVLTPFNDIVAVSKKIHSSEERKRLQKIVEAIKTPNFGVIVRTAAEGKKTAELHEDLTTLVETWKNIQSNLKGAQPPQKILSEQAKTTSILRDLLNESFNRIVINDKNMYTDTRAYIQKIAPEKQDIVTYYHNGAPIFDHYGITRQVKASFGKTVNLDSGVYLIIEATEALHVIDVNSGYKSSSNNQEQNALASNLEAAAEIARQLRLRDLGGIIIIDFIDMKLPENKKVVYEAMEKFMAQDRAKHTILPISKFGLMQITRQRVKPEVTISVAEDCPTCHGTGKIGASVLIIDEIEKNLQYLINHQHKGLSIHVHPIFKAFLTQGFLTSRQWKWYFLYKKWIKIKADSNYHLTEYRFFDANDEEIKL; translated from the coding sequence TTGAACAAGGAACTAATTATAAATGCGGCACCTACTGGTGTGGAAATAGCGTTGCTGGAAGATAAGAAATTGGTCGAATTGCATCATGAAAGTGGCAACCCCAATTTTGCTGTAGGAGATTTATACCTGGGGCGGGTTAAAAAACTAATTCCAGGCCTTAATGCGGCGTTTGTAGATGTTGGCTTTGAAAAAGATGCCTTCCTGCATTACACCGATCTAAGCCCTTACATACGCTCCATACTTAAATTTACCCAGCAGGCTATTTCTGATAAAACCCCCGAGGGGTTTGACTTTACAAAGTTTAAGAACGAGCCGGAAATTGTAAAAACCGGTAAAATCACAGATGTACTGGGCGGTAAACCCAATATTCTTGTGCAAATCCTGAAAGAGCCCATTTCTTCTAAAGGCCCCCGTCTGAGCTGCGAAATTTCTTTACCAGGAAGATTTATTGTGTTAACACCCTTCAATGACATTGTAGCTGTATCTAAAAAGATACACTCTTCCGAAGAAAGAAAACGCCTGCAAAAGATCGTCGAAGCTATCAAAACACCCAATTTCGGTGTGATAGTACGCACAGCCGCTGAAGGAAAGAAAACTGCAGAACTGCACGAAGACCTTACCACCCTGGTCGAAACCTGGAAAAATATCCAGTCGAATCTGAAAGGCGCACAACCTCCACAGAAAATACTGAGCGAACAGGCCAAGACCACTAGTATACTCCGTGACCTGTTGAACGAAAGTTTCAACCGGATCGTTATTAACGATAAGAACATGTATACTGATACCCGGGCGTATATCCAAAAGATAGCCCCCGAGAAACAGGATATTGTCACTTATTATCATAATGGCGCACCCATCTTTGATCACTACGGCATTACCCGTCAGGTAAAAGCATCGTTCGGCAAAACTGTCAACCTGGATAGTGGTGTATACCTCATTATTGAAGCCACCGAAGCCCTCCATGTCATCGACGTGAACAGCGGCTACAAAAGCTCCAGTAATAACCAGGAACAAAACGCCCTGGCATCCAACCTGGAAGCCGCCGCGGAAATTGCCCGACAACTGCGCCTGCGTGACCTTGGAGGTATTATCATCATTGACTTCATAGATATGAAGCTGCCTGAAAATAAAAAGGTAGTTTATGAAGCAATGGAGAAATTCATGGCACAGGATAGAGCTAAACACACCATCCTGCCTATCTCCAAATTCGGCCTCATGCAGATCACCCGCCAAAGGGTGAAACCCGAAGTCACTATCTCTGTGGCTGAAGATTGCCCTACCTGCCACGGTACCGGCAAGATCGGTGCCTCTGTATTGATCATCGATGAAATCGAGAAGAACCTGCAATACCTGATTAATCATCAGCATAAAGGACTCTCCATTCACGTACACCCCATCTTCAAAGCATTCCTTACACAAGGATTCCTTACCTCTCGTCAATGGAAATGGTATTTCCTCTATAAGAAATGGATCAAAATAAAAGCAGACTCTAACTACCACCTGACAGAATATCGCTTCTTTGATGCCAATGATGAAGAAATAAAACTCTAG
- a CDS encoding L,D-transpeptidase family protein produces MRNVPLFLLALAAIFASCNHEGKRKRQHARDTSHYTQKDYIDLTLDSNAVNSFLQHDSSNAAYIRNFYRQRNFHFAWIGNDGQLTEQAGNFINLMKSDAGFGLNDSSIISRPLRAVYDTLMMEGGKLKPGDKTASQIELALTAQFFAYGNKVWGGLTSDTAKDLEWFIPRKQIDMEGLLDSMVTRPANAFEEPVNIQYKLLRNKLKQLAALEKEPWDSLRAEEKLYKQGAAAPVIAGVKHRLHLLGDLATADTAAVFTPALDSAIRNFQDRTGLKIDGTIQAPLLRALNITPKQRITQIMINMERLRWVPASPPSTYLLVNIPAFKLYVYDNGRVDWSCNVVVGKPGANTVIFSNEVKFVVFAPYWNVPPGILKNEVLPAMRRNSGYLARNHMEVVTSNGKPVSAGSINWSKASVSNFPYIIRQLPGGANALGKLKFLFPNEYNIYLHDTPSKGLFGENKRTFSHGCIRVAEPQHLAEWLLRNDSGWTKAKIVDAMNGSKEKFVTLKQRVPVYIGYFTAFVDSDGRLNFRDDVYGHDAKLATTLFGTKAD; encoded by the coding sequence ATGCGCAATGTTCCCCTGTTTCTGCTTGCATTGGCAGCTATCTTCGCATCCTGTAACCACGAAGGTAAACGTAAACGCCAGCACGCAAGAGATACCAGTCACTATACCCAGAAGGATTATATTGACCTTACACTCGATAGCAATGCTGTCAATTCATTTTTACAACACGATTCCAGCAACGCTGCGTATATCCGTAACTTTTATAGACAAAGAAATTTCCACTTTGCCTGGATAGGTAATGATGGCCAGCTCACCGAACAGGCAGGTAACTTCATCAACCTGATGAAATCTGATGCCGGCTTTGGTCTGAATGATAGTAGCATAATCAGCCGCCCACTGCGTGCTGTATACGATACCCTCATGATGGAAGGAGGTAAACTGAAACCAGGCGATAAAACAGCTTCCCAGATTGAACTGGCACTCACCGCACAGTTCTTTGCCTATGGTAATAAAGTATGGGGCGGTCTCACCTCCGATACTGCCAAAGACCTGGAATGGTTCATTCCCCGTAAGCAGATTGATATGGAAGGTCTGCTGGACTCCATGGTCACCCGTCCTGCCAATGCTTTCGAAGAACCTGTGAACATTCAATACAAACTGCTGCGCAATAAGCTGAAACAACTCGCTGCTCTTGAAAAAGAACCATGGGATTCTCTTCGCGCAGAAGAAAAACTATATAAGCAAGGTGCTGCTGCCCCCGTTATTGCTGGTGTAAAACATCGTCTGCACCTCCTGGGCGATCTTGCTACTGCAGATACTGCTGCTGTATTTACACCCGCCCTCGATTCCGCTATCCGCAACTTCCAGGATCGCACCGGCCTGAAGATCGATGGCACTATTCAGGCTCCCTTACTACGTGCATTGAATATAACGCCAAAGCAACGCATTACCCAGATTATGATCAATATGGAGCGTTTGCGCTGGGTACCTGCTTCCCCTCCATCCACCTATCTGCTGGTAAACATCCCGGCATTTAAACTGTATGTATACGATAACGGTAGGGTAGACTGGAGTTGTAATGTAGTCGTAGGAAAACCGGGTGCTAATACCGTTATCTTCAGCAATGAAGTAAAGTTTGTAGTATTTGCTCCATATTGGAATGTACCTCCGGGTATCTTGAAGAATGAAGTATTGCCGGCTATGCGTCGCAACAGTGGCTATCTGGCCAGAAATCATATGGAAGTTGTGACCAGCAATGGCAAACCTGTAAGTGCAGGATCTATTAACTGGAGCAAAGCAAGTGTATCCAATTTTCCTTATATCATCCGTCAGTTACCAGGAGGAGCCAATGCATTAGGTAAGTTGAAATTCCTCTTCCCGAATGAGTATAATATTTACCTGCATGATACCCCTTCGAAAGGGTTATTTGGCGAAAATAAGCGCACCTTCAGCCATGGCTGTATCAGGGTTGCTGAACCTCAGCACCTGGCAGAATGGTTGTTGCGCAATGATTCCGGCTGGACCAAAGCAAAGATTGTAGATGCGATGAATGGAAGCAAGGAAAAGTTCGTAACGCTGAAACAGAGAGTACCGGTATATATCGGGTATTTCACAGCGTTCGTGGATAGTGATGGACGACTGAATTTCAGAGATGATGTATATGGCCACGATGCAAAACTGGCCACCACCTTATTCGGAACAAAGGCTGACTAA
- a CDS encoding RidA family protein, producing the protein MEKQIINTPNAPAPIGPYNQAILTGNMLFASGQIAINPATNQLVIEDIVAETHQVMQNVKAILNAAGMDFSDVLKSTIFITDMNDFGKINEAYGSYFSAYAPARETVQVAALPKKVHVEISVIASK; encoded by the coding sequence ATGGAAAAACAGATCATCAATACTCCAAATGCGCCTGCTCCAATTGGGCCATATAATCAGGCAATTCTGACAGGCAATATGCTATTTGCTTCCGGACAGATTGCTATCAATCCGGCAACCAATCAGCTGGTAATTGAAGACATCGTTGCAGAAACGCACCAGGTGATGCAGAATGTAAAAGCAATTCTGAATGCTGCTGGTATGGATTTCAGCGATGTACTGAAAAGCACCATCTTCATTACCGATATGAACGATTTCGGTAAAATTAACGAAGCTTATGGTAGTTATTTCAGCGCTTATGCGCCTGCCCGTGAAACTGTGCAGGTAGCGGCTTTACCAAAGAAGGTACATGTGGAGATCTCCGTGATCGCCAGTAAATAA
- a CDS encoding 3-hydroxyacyl-CoA dehydrogenase family protein: MNILVIGDEQNFIALQRKGGLAAHTVERADSLKEAQELQNRDLIIDLQFDAHPENAGLYARYPDIPVLAGIVKTSLQTVKHTYGCSLIGCNWLPGFIDMPVTEISLLEEAQKPILAAIMLQLGWEYEQVQDAVGMVTPRVVCMIINEAYMAAETNTASREDIDVAMKLGTNYPMGPFEWSKKIGIREVYEVLTAVYTATGNERYAISELLKKEATNS; encoded by the coding sequence ATGAATATCCTGGTTATCGGAGATGAGCAAAATTTTATAGCGTTACAGCGCAAGGGAGGTCTGGCTGCACATACAGTGGAGCGGGCTGATAGCCTGAAAGAGGCACAGGAACTGCAAAACAGAGACCTCATCATCGATCTGCAGTTCGATGCACACCCTGAAAATGCGGGCCTCTACGCACGGTATCCGGATATTCCTGTACTGGCAGGTATTGTAAAAACTTCGCTGCAAACAGTGAAGCATACTTATGGCTGTTCGCTTATTGGGTGCAACTGGCTGCCGGGATTTATCGATATGCCGGTAACAGAAATTTCCCTGCTGGAAGAAGCACAAAAGCCCATATTAGCAGCAATTATGCTGCAATTAGGCTGGGAGTATGAACAGGTGCAGGATGCGGTAGGCATGGTCACTCCCCGGGTGGTATGCATGATCATCAATGAAGCGTATATGGCAGCTGAAACAAACACAGCTTCCAGAGAAGACATTGATGTGGCAATGAAACTGGGTACCAATTATCCCATGGGGCCTTTTGAGTGGAGCAAGAAAATAGGGATCAGAGAAGTATACGAAGTACTCACTGCTGTGTATACAGCCACTGGCAATGAACGCTACGCAATCAGTGAATTATTGAAAAAGGAAGCTACTAACAGTTAA
- the tsaB gene encoding tRNA (adenosine(37)-N6)-threonylcarbamoyltransferase complex dimerization subunit type 1 TsaB — MALILNIDTATNIGSVCLSKNGQVLQTLVNDQQQDHAATMTLFIQQLMQEHHITPAQLDAIAVSAGPGSYTGLRVGVATAKGLCYAWEKPLIAVSTLQQMTQGLLLQEKDTQALYVPMLDARRMEVYTAVYTAGLDEILAPQALILGPESYADQLADKQVYFFGNGSEKWAELLGQNVHATFLPYTINAAHMVQLSEKAFEKRTFEDVAYFSPFYLKPFHSTMKK, encoded by the coding sequence ATGGCATTAATACTCAATATCGATACGGCTACGAATATAGGTTCAGTATGTCTCTCTAAGAATGGACAGGTATTACAGACCCTGGTCAATGATCAGCAGCAGGATCATGCTGCCACCATGACTCTATTCATTCAGCAGTTAATGCAGGAACACCATATAACGCCCGCACAACTGGATGCCATCGCTGTGAGTGCAGGGCCTGGTTCTTACACCGGATTGAGAGTAGGAGTAGCGACTGCAAAAGGTTTGTGTTATGCCTGGGAAAAGCCGCTGATAGCCGTTTCTACCCTACAACAAATGACGCAGGGATTACTACTGCAGGAAAAAGATACGCAGGCATTATACGTACCTATGCTCGATGCCCGTCGTATGGAAGTATACACCGCCGTATATACGGCCGGGCTGGATGAAATACTAGCTCCACAAGCCCTAATTTTAGGCCCCGAATCCTATGCAGATCAACTGGCAGATAAGCAGGTTTATTTCTTTGGAAACGGCAGTGAAAAATGGGCAGAACTACTGGGTCAAAACGTCCATGCTACATTTTTACCATATACAATCAACGCTGCACATATGGTGCAATTGTCAGAAAAAGCATTTGAAAAGCGCACATTTGAAGATGTGGCATATTTCAGTCCTTTTTACCTGAAGCCATTCCACTCGACAATGAAAAAGTAA
- a CDS encoding ArsR/SmtB family transcription factor codes for MEKTLLTTSSNTLIISRGTNEKDQIKLDYIAVKKAAMVLRAINHKLRQQMIKLLEDHKKMTVTEIYVKLRLEQSVASQHLAILRRAGIVITERDGKFIHYTINKQRIAEVAKFVEELVG; via the coding sequence ATGGAAAAAACATTATTAACGACCTCTTCTAATACTCTTATTATTTCTAGAGGTACCAATGAAAAAGACCAAATTAAATTGGATTACATTGCCGTTAAGAAGGCAGCTATGGTATTGCGTGCAATCAATCATAAGCTGCGCCAGCAAATGATTAAGCTGCTGGAAGACCACAAAAAAATGACAGTGACTGAAATCTACGTTAAGCTGCGTCTTGAGCAGTCAGTAGCTTCACAGCATCTGGCTATTCTTCGTCGTGCCGGCATTGTGATTACCGAGAGAGATGGTAAATTCATTCACTATACGATTAACAAACAACGTATAGCAGAAGTTGCCAAATTCGTAGAAGAGCTGGTAGGCTAA